The DNA region ACAGCCCGGCGTTGAGCAGCACGTGCGCCTTGGGGTTCATCATCAGTTCCTGCGCCAGGTCCGTGGCGACGTTCGTGTGGCCGGGCCAACCACGGCTGGCCCCGTGGGTCCAATCCCACGGATTCACGTTGCCGCTCGTGGCGTAGATCTTGTCGCGGCCGTAGTTCAGGTCATCGTGCATGTAGTTGTTGAACAGGGAGGCGTATGCCGAACTGATGTCCGCCGACTGCGGATCGTAGGGCGCGTCCTCGGCGAGCAGGTCGCCCGTCTCACCGGTGAAGCGGGCGTCCAGACGCCCCAGCACCTTGCCCTGCGAACGCAGCAGCTCCTTCTCGAACTGGCTGGCCGTCACCCGCAGGTCGGCCCTGTCCAGATAGTCGCGGCTGAGGCCGGTGTACTCGTGCAGCTTGTCGAGAATCTTCGCGCGGTCGGCCGCGGACAGGTTGTCGCCCTGCAAGAGCGCCGTCGCATAGTCGTGCGTGGCGAACTGCTCGACTTCCTTGAGGAACGGCCGCAGCTGCGCCGGCTTCGTGGGCAGCGCGTTGTGGTACCAGGCCACGGCGGCGTATGACGGCAGGTACAGGACGTACGGTTCGTCGTTGCCCGGATCGAACGTGATGGTCTGGAAGTCCAGCACGGACGAGAGCAGGATGACGCCGTTGAGATCGATGTTGCGCCGCTGCAGCAGCGCCGACAGCGCCGCCGAACGCGTGGTGCCATAGCTCTCGCCCATCAGGTAGCGCGGCGAGTTCCAGCGGTCGGTCTCGCTCAGGTAGCGGCTCACGAACTGGGCCAGCGAGTTGGCGTCCTGGTCCACCCCCCAGAAGTCCGAGCCCTTGCCCACGCCGATCGGCTTGCTGTACCCGGTGCCGACGGGATCGATGAACACGAGGTCGGCCTTGTCGAGCATGCTGTACTCGTTGTCGACCAACGTGTACGGCGGCGGCGATGCGTGCGCGGTGTCGGGAATGTCCACGCGCTTGGGGCCGAGCAGCCCCATGTGCACCCAGATCGACGACGAGCCCGGACCGCCGTTGTAGGCGAACATCAACGGCCGGTGCGACTCGTCGGTCACGCCGCGCTTGGTATACGCAATATAGTATATCTCGCCGGTCGGCTCGTCCTTGGCGTTCCGGATGATGACGCTGCCGACCGTCGCGTCGTAGTCGATCTTCTGGCCGCCGATCGTGGCCGAATGCTGGGTGGTGACGTGGACTTCCCGGGGCGCGGCCCCGGCGTGCACGGCGTCGGTATCGGGCGCTGGGGCGGCGGCGCGGGCGCCGCGCTGGGCGAAGGCAGTCGCCGGAATGGCCAGCGCCGCCAACAGAAGGGCTGCTCGTTTCATGATCATCGGTATCGAGTGAGAGTGAGGAATACGTCGGACCGCGAACAACGTAGCCCCGGCCGCCGGGGCCCGTCCACCGCTCGGCCTATTGATGCACCGCCATCATCGAGTCGCGCTTGGCCTTGAACTCCGTGCCCGCCTTCCACTGCGGGAACCCGGGCGCGTTGGCCACGACGTCGCCGACCCGGAAGAACACGCGCAGATCCTCGACGGCGCCCGACAGATCCCAATCCGGCTTCACCTCGTCGCTCACCTTGTGGTAATCGTTGGCCGTGTATTCGTCCCGCTTCTGCATCCCGTACCCGGCCGGCTTGCCGATGAAGTCGATGCCCGCATCGGGATCGAGCGCCGGCACACCTTCCTTGGCGAACGAGAAGTGATCCGAGCGATAGTAGAATCCCTTCTCGGGTTCCGGATCGGCCCGCACCAGGCGCCCGTCGGCCGCCAGCACGTCCCCGAGCACGTCGTCGAGCGTGGAGTTCCCGAGGCCGATCACCGTGACGTCCTTCGTGCGGCCCCACTGGTTGAGGCCGTCCATGTTGAGGTCGGCCGCCGTCTTGGAAAGTGGATACAGCGGGTGCGTGGCGTAGTACTCCGACCCGATGAGGCCCTTCTCCTCGCCGGTCACGGAGAGAAAGAGAATCGACCGGTCGGGCGGCGTGGCCAGCTTGGTGAAGGCCCGCGCGATCTCGATCAGCCCGGCCGACCCGCTCGCGTTGTCCAGCGCGCCATTGTAGATCTGGTCGCCCTTGAGGGCGGTGTCGCGGCCCAGATGGTCCCAATGCGCCGTGTACACCATGTATTCGTCCTTCTTCGACCCGCCCTCGAGCTTCGCCACCACGTTCTTCGACTCGATCGTGCGGACGTCCACCTTCACGTCCCACGTGGCCTTGGCCTTGAGCGTCACCGGCCGGAAGTCCTTGCGCGCCGCCGCCGCGTGCAGCGAGTCGAAGTTGAGTCCGGCGTCGCGGAACATCTCCCGGGCCTTGTCGGCCGTGATCCACCCTTCCACCGGCACACGCTGCTCAGCCGTGGGCGACGGGATGTCGAACTGCTCGGCGCTGAAGCTCCCCTTCACCACGGCGTACGGATAGCCGGCGGGCCCCGTCTCGTGGATGATGATCGCGGCCGCGGCTCCCTTGGTCGAGGCGATCTCGTACTTGTACGTCCACCGGCCGTAGTACGTCATCGCCTTGCCCTTGAACATCGTCGTGTCGAGCTGCGCCGTGTCGCCGGCAACCGTCACCGGCGGGTCGTTGACGAGCATCAGAATCGTCTTGCCCTTCACGTCGAGGCCCTTGTAGTCGTCCCAACCGTACTCGGGCGCCACCACGCCGTAGCCCACGAACACCACGTCCGAGTTGTCGACCTTGATCTCGGGGCGGTTGTGGCGCGAACTCGCCACGTAGTCGTCGGGATACTCGAGCGCCAGCGTCTTGCCGCCCGATACGATCTTCGCCGTCGGATGCGACGTGTAGCCGATCAGCTGCACCTTCTGGATCCACGTGCCATCGGGGTTTCCGGGCTTGAGCCCCAGCGCCTGGAATTCACGCTGCATGTACGCGGTGGCCTTCTGCTCCCCGGGAGTGCCGGGGGCGCGGCCTTCCATTGAATCGGCGGAGAGATCCTTGATGTGCTGCAGCAGAGAGTCGGCGTTGATCGCCTGGGCCGCCTGCATCACGGCCGGATCCTTGCCGGTCGCATCGACGGTGCCGGCGGAGGAGCACGCGCCGGCGAGCGCGGCGGCGATGGCGGCCGCGACGAATGAGGCAGAGACCTTGCGCACGAGAACGGGGGGTTGGGGGATCAGGCAGGGCGGCGCGTCGAACGCGCCACCGTGAATCTCCGGGTTCCCCATCGATGCGGCAAGGGCGCGCCGTTCAGGGCCAGGACTCCTCCTCGCGCGTCACGTGAATGCCCCGGCGTTCGAGCGGCGGAAACACCAAGTCGTAGGGAACGTCGAGCGGCGTGAGCAGGCCGCGCTTGGGCAGCGTCCCGTCGAGAATGAGGCGCGCGCCAAGCGCCAGCGTGAACCCCACCGTGCGCTGCATGGACGTGAAGCCGGTGGCGAAGTCGCGCCGGTCCACGAGGTCGTACACCACGCGCACTCCCGTGCCGGCGCGGATGCCGCGCACGTCCACGCGAACGAACGTGAGATCGGCCTCGTCGTCGGCGTACTGGAAGCGCGGCTGCGAAGCGAGCAACGCCGCCACGAAGTCCAGCGGCGCCACCTGCGCGCCCCCCACGGCCAGCGGGGCCTGCTCCAGAAAGCCGCACTTGGCCATCACGTCCCAGAACGCGCAGTGGCCCGGCAGGCGCCCCGTGTAGCGCGCCATCTCCCGCACCCGGCCGCGCAACCCGAACAGCTCCGCGTAGTGCACGGCATCGCCGTTGGGATAGCACTCGAGCGCGGCGCCAACGGCCGGCACGTCGAGCACGTGCACCCGATGGGGCTCGAACAGCGTGGCCGGATCGATGTCCACGGCGGCGCCCTCATGGATGATCCGCGCCGGCCGGCTGTACGAGCGCATCACGCCGATGGGCGACCACGAGAACTTGTAGTGCAGCGCATTGTCGCGCGCGCCGGGCCCGGGAATGCCGGCCCCATACGCATGGAATTCTCGCACCTCGTCCAGCTCGGCCAGCGCCCGAACGCCAAGCACGAGATCGAGCCCCGGATCGAGCCCGAACTCCGTGAGAATCGTCAGCCCGCGCGCCGCCGCGTCCCGCGCCAACGCGGCCAACGCGCGCTCGGCGGTGGCCAGGCGCCCGGCGTCGCGCTCCTGCGGATCGCGGTAGTACATGCTGCTCACCAAGCTCACGGCGGCGTCCACGGCCAGTCGGCCAACCGGAAGTGCGAACGGACCGGGGAGGGCCTCCACCACTACGTCGGCGTCTCGCATCAGCGCCACTACGGCCGCCGCGTCGCCCGCGTCCACGGGGCGCGTCGTCACCCGGGACGCCGGGTACCGGGCCACGTACTCGGCCAGGCCCGGCGCGCGGTCCGCAACCGTAACGCGCGTAGTCTCGTCGGCCGTGACGAGGTCGTGCAGCGCCGCCTTGCCCTGCGCGCCGAGTCCG from Gemmatimonadaceae bacterium includes:
- a CDS encoding M28 family metallopeptidase; amino-acid sequence: MRKVSASFVAAAIAAALAGACSSAGTVDATGKDPAVMQAAQAINADSLLQHIKDLSADSMEGRAPGTPGEQKATAYMQREFQALGLKPGNPDGTWIQKVQLIGYTSHPTAKIVSGGKTLALEYPDDYVASSRHNRPEIKVDNSDVVFVGYGVVAPEYGWDDYKGLDVKGKTILMLVNDPPVTVAGDTAQLDTTMFKGKAMTYYGRWTYKYEIASTKGAAAAIIIHETGPAGYPYAVVKGSFSAEQFDIPSPTAEQRVPVEGWITADKAREMFRDAGLNFDSLHAAAARKDFRPVTLKAKATWDVKVDVRTIESKNVVAKLEGGSKKDEYMVYTAHWDHLGRDTALKGDQIYNGALDNASGSAGLIEIARAFTKLATPPDRSILFLSVTGEEKGLIGSEYYATHPLYPLSKTAADLNMDGLNQWGRTKDVTVIGLGNSTLDDVLGDVLAADGRLVRADPEPEKGFYYRSDHFSFAKEGVPALDPDAGIDFIGKPAGYGMQKRDEYTANDYHKVSDEVKPDWDLSGAVEDLRVFFRVGDVVANAPGFPQWKAGTEFKAKRDSMMAVHQ
- a CDS encoding saccharopine dehydrogenase C-terminal domain-containing protein → MTRRVLLLGLGAQGKAALHDLVTADETTRVTVADRAPGLAEYVARYPASRVTTRPVDAGDAAAVVALMRDADVVVEALPGPFALPVGRLAVDAAVSLVSSMYYRDPQERDAGRLATAERALAALARDAAARGLTILTEFGLDPGLDLVLGVRALAELDEVREFHAYGAGIPGPGARDNALHYKFSWSPIGVMRSYSRPARIIHEGAAVDIDPATLFEPHRVHVLDVPAVGAALECYPNGDAVHYAELFGLRGRVREMARYTGRLPGHCAFWDVMAKCGFLEQAPLAVGGAQVAPLDFVAALLASQPRFQYADDEADLTFVRVDVRGIRAGTGVRVVYDLVDRRDFATGFTSMQRTVGFTLALGARLILDGTLPKRGLLTPLDVPYDLVFPPLERRGIHVTREEESWP